The genomic interval AGATATCCGCCGCTACTGCCCGAAGCCAAAAGCGCTGGCAGCAGGCTGACGGGGGAACAGCTGTGCTTACACAGCGAGACGTGCTTCACTTTCAGTCATTAGGTTAAATAACAGGATCGAATGCAAAGCCCAGAGGACAGATCCCAGTGTAGTCTGCTAACTGCAGGTCATCTATCACCCCCCCATGTAGGTGTTATCTTCCCCTACTTCCCGCGTCTGGGCCGCTACAACCTCAATTTCTACGACGCTGAGCGGGCATGTCGTGACCAGGACGCCATCGTAGCGTCCTTTGACCAGCTGTACGACGCGTGGCGAGGAGGGATGGACTGGTGCAACGCTGGCTGGCTGAGTGACGGCACGGTCCAGTACCCCATCACCACCCCCAGAGAACCCTGCGGAGGCAAGAACACAGTGCCGGGCGTCCGCAACTATGGcctgagagacaaagacaagaacCAGTACGACGTGTTCTGCTTCACCTCCCACTACAAAGGTGAAGGACGtgacagcctgtgtgtgtgtgtgtgtgtgtgtgtgtttacctttaCTTAACGACCAATAAAACGGTGGGTCAGACAGCTGATCAATGACTCATCAGAACCTTTGTGTCGAGGCACTCAACCATCCAACTGAACTTCACTTGGATTTTAAAGCAGATTAAGAGTCGACAGctcgcagctctgtgaggctctgcGCGCTACACTGCACTGCAGTGCTtgaagctaaatgctaacgttagcatgcaaatatttgttgagacattttagtCTGGACACAACTTCACCTTCTTCTTTCTCGTGCACGGAGAGGTCAACACTCCCGCAGCTCTGATATCATCAAGAACAACTTGATTATGAGACCAGCGTCTTTATCCGAGTCACCATTTAACATATGAGGAagtttaagctaagctaagagaGATTCTTGACTTGACGTGAGGTGATCAGCTGATCACACCAGCTTCAGACAGCATATTAACCAGAGAACAGCCATTAACATTAATTAACTACAGCTGATCTAATCTGCCATAATGAAAACCTGCTCGCTGGAGAAAACGTCCCTGCAGAGATTTACTCGATACTCGACGCTGATAAAAGCTTCATGCCTGCAGTTCGTTTAATTTGCACCTTTCACATCACGTcatgaacactgcagccttcaggtgatgttgttgtgttttgaaatctttcctcctcttgtcttgCAGGCCGGTTCTACTACCTGATCCACCCCTCTAAGCTGACCTACGACGAGGCGGTCGGGGCGTGTCAGAAAGACGGCGCCCAAATCGCCAAGGTCGGCCAGATGTACGCCGCCTGGAAGCTGCTGGGCTACGACCGCTGCGACGCCGGCTGGTTGGCTGACGGCAGCGTCCGTTATCCCATCTCCCGCCCCCGCCGGCGCTGCAGTCCCACGGAGGCCGCCGTGAGGTTCAGCGGCTTCCCCGACAAAAAGCACAAGCTGTATGGAGTGTACTGCTTCAAGGGCCACAActgagctgcagacacacatacagacaacatgctaacacacacacacacacacaagcatgcacacacacacacacacattcatacactaGTGAACACACTAGTGAAGTGGAAACAGTgacagaggaacacacacattgaaactGTGATGCTTTATTTCATGGAAACCTTCAGACAgagtcatgttgttgttttgtaatcTGGGACCTGAAACAGTTTACACGTATTTAAGGTTCATATTATTTAATCAATGCCTTTGAAGGGTGGGTGGGTCGTTGTGGGGGGGTGAGGGTCGGAGGATATCACAGCTACAGCCATACTGTCATTCAAGAGCGGACCGGGCACGTCGCCTAACAAGGACCGACACGCCTGAACTGAGAACAGTTTCACAGCGACGCGCCTCGTGCTCGGACGGAGACTTTGGGCACttatcttgttttgttcaagACCTGCAACAACAACGAAGCCGTGAAACCCAGCTGACAACcgacggagagaaagaaagcttcAATCCTGTGATACTTGTCAGGTAGGAATACAAGCCTCGCACAACTAAACCGATCTTTGCTGTCCATTCTTAACAAGGTGCTACGACTGGTACTTTGTACTTCATCCTACCGTccagtattttatgtttttatacaaaTGTGTTGGACCAAACGTCAGCGTCACCACCAATATGAATAAGGAAAAGGAACATCCAACTGTTagcattgtttatgttttctaaGTAGAATGTTATTATctagaaatgtatttctgtttatgACTATTTTTTGATATACTATAGAAATATTTACAtgattattttttgtctttttggccAAACTATCCGAGTCTCTTTGGTTTacataaaacatgacataaCGACAGTGGAGAAAATATCAATAACAGAGCTccacaatacaaaaaaaaaaaggtatgaatTTTGCACTGAATATGTAGAAGatgcctggaggaggaggaggaggaggaggaggagacgaggcTAACAGTAGTTCGCTGTATGCAGCAACAGAAAATGCCTGGCATAAAGAAACAcagtgctgagctgcagagtcaCTGCTTCACTGTGTTTGGCTTCATCTTAGACTTCAGAGCATGACTTAGCTTCTACACAGCGTGGATCTACACTCCCTATCTATCCAGCGCCTTGATAAACTGCTATTTTTGATACAAATACTGTAGTTTCTTATAGTGAATGAGCAGCCTAGACTCCGTGAATGTGTCTCATGTGGTTACAACACAAACCTGTCGGGAGTCAAATCTGTTACCATCATGTGATCCAGCACAGGGTCGAATCTTTAAAGGTGATCCCGCAGAGTCTGCTGTCTGATTAACCTTTGCCTGGGTCCAAACCAGTGGTCCTCAAACTGGGGGGCATAGAGCCACTGtagaggggggggagggggggtttggAGTGGAACTAAGTTGAATGAACATgactaatgtaatgtaaaaactaGGTGACACTATCGAGCTGTAAACTAGCCAacagtgtatctgtgtgtttagctcagcctctgactgaactgaCAGACCTGAACAGAAACTTCCCTCCGGTCTCGTCTCTGTATGTTTATGAAGATAAATGACGCTTCGAGCTCATTTCTCGCTCAAGTTGAAACAGTTTAAACTTTTGCATCAGTTTCAGCCGCCTGGGTGAATTTGCATCCTGGCGTGTCTTCCCATAGAAGAAGGGATGACAGAGACTAAAATTAAAACTAAACCCCCAGGTGCCAAATCCAACATCTGATCAGACAGTAGACTTCTGTGAGATCAAAAAAACATCGTGTTGATTTCCCCCTAAGGTTTGTGTACAGAGTGCTGAGGTCACAGATGGGACTAAGCCAGGTCCTGAGCGAGCATGGCTTTCCTGGCAGCGACTGGCTCCCTGATTGCTATCTAAGCTCTGCAGGACTCAGCTCTGAACCGGCCGACCTGCCTCGGACCCAGCGGGCCCGCAGCCAACCTGCACCGGGCTGCTGAATGAGACAGAAATACAATACGTTCAAAATACCAATAATTCCTGCATGGCGGCATGAGGGCCTCTTCCATGTAAGGGTATCGCAGAGTAAATGGTGCACATTGATCCAGCATAAGCTCGCTGTACACAGTCCCAGCTGGCCCGGACTCTGGTTTAGGTCATCCACTGGGGCCTGGTACAGGGTTCGCTTTACTTGGCTCCACCTTTGACAAGCCACTGAGTCCTGCCACAGTTATCACTGAAGAACTGCTGGACAGACTCTCTGTAATGATTGGACAGCTGGACAGCTGTGAGGTAAACACATACTGAAGAGTCTCCTGCAGTGTGGCAAAACTAAAAGGTTTGTTCCTTTTAActtgtattattttcattcttgtAAACAGTGTTAAGTGTCAGTTTGTTAAaggatagtttgacattttggggagtGCAAACTTTGCAGAAAAGACTTGAGGAAGTCGCTGCTCCTGAAAAACCACGActtgttgttttaacatttctgtttgtgttgattattgagctttagaggaacTCTGTAGGTGGATTCTTTAaactgtggacagagccaggctagctgtttcctcctgcttccagtctttatgctaagctatgctaattGCCGGCTCAAGCTTGATTCTTACCGTAGACACATGAGAATTATTgagcttctcatctaactctccgaGCGATTAAGTGTATTTTCCTaagatgtcaaactattccttaaaagattaaatgaaactCCGAATctgttgcctttgttttctgtataaTCTGATCAGGAGTCTTGTTAATAACCTCAGCATACAAGGAAACTTTAGGGACCCAAGACAAAAGGACAATAAAACAGTTCGTAAACCACGACTCTGCCTCCGTCTCTTTACACAGAGTTCACCTTTTATCCCAAATACATCGCGACGACTCATGAGCCGCGCTGTAATTGACTTTAGGACGGTTGTTCGCAGAGTGCCAGGTGTAGTTCCTGGGTGATGCAGTAATGTGCTGTTCCACGGGGAGGGGCGCCGCTTGGACAAATGTTTCCTCTCAGAAACACCAGGACCATTCATGGTGCTGCTTTCAGTTGATCTTGTAACTGAAACACAGCCTGTTGGCAAAGCACGGCACAGTTTCAGGAACTGAGTGACGGCATGTTGGTGACGTGTTGCTGGTTTCTGGGAAGCTGTTTGTTTGAACCTGAGAAGGTAAGATCACACAGGTGTCAGGCCTCCATCTAATTAATATACTACAAATAcgcttttatacatttttctaCAATATTACAAACCTCCATATTTAAATTTTTTGAGCGACTACACTCAGAATACGATGTTCATCTGCTGACTAACAAGCCTTTCACTTGATGATGGCAGCGttcaagtattgtgtgtgtatcacagctatatatataatatatgatatatatatatatatcttcttcctgtgagccgtagagctccattgtcgtccaaaaactattaaaaacacatcagtgagcctcactgtggtccttcatcaccatgaacacacacactgtagtttatattGACTCAGTcgcacacacaccgtcctgctgccccaaatactcactagagcaccacatgtggattcatccgccactgaaaatagtccccaacaaatgcactatttcctcctgtttaaaGAGTCACTAAaccttgtttttgctgacctccagtggtaGAACTTCTcactttgctgcagtgatgcgCAGGTGTAGTCCAGGATTCACTGATTCTGGGttataaacacaacacaacatccCCTTATAACTGATACggcgaacatgttagcaaacagttgcctatttccGAATCCAGCAAACTCACAGTGACACCTGGTGGTTTGCAGAGTGCAGCCAGACTACAGCACCTTGCTGATATACTGTggttttaaataaaggtttaagtAGGCTGCGTCTTTcagttttaatattattattcagAAGTGCTGCAGTAAATGCACACATTATTGTGCAATGTTTCACTAAATTAATTCATgtgttggaaatgtttttgcttattattattaatttatggTTGACATTTCATGTGATTGGGAAAttatgttctctttttttttttaacctttcatAACTTGGTTGAAATGTTCCCATAGTTACGATAATGTATTTCTAATGTACATGGccatatttctcattttctccccagTGTTACTTTACATATTACTTGAACATTCAGTTGAGTGGTAAAACGTTTAAAACCGACGTGACAGATACCATCAGTGACACAAGGTTCGGCTCGATGGattgaaacagtgaaacaagcTTCGGTGCCTCAGCATCATCACTAGAAAACTGTGAAGttgccagaaaaccaaaacaatgagcggAAAGACGCTAAAAGGCTTTGTAGGGCTGAGGGGAACGACAGAGGTGGTGATTATTATCTGTGGCTTCGTCACTACGAAcgaaaaaatgttgattattgctgctttaaaagtctcacgtcttcagcaggaaccaatgggctgtgagctgagagccacagacaggaagtgaggcgGGACTGAGGCATAACATGTTGGTTTGGGTCCAAatatggaatttgttgacaataagaacgAAAATATAGAACAATACCAGACTTATCATTTAAATAAGATGGtgtaaaataaaactacacaaacaaaacaggttgTGTTATAATAGGTCCTATTattgcacaaacaacaacattgaaACCAGGATGACGGACATTTTTACAGCAACTcaaatggagaaagaaacaaTGATTACATAAAAAGAAGCTTTTGTGCCACAAATACAGTGAACCCCATCAACCacatggaggagaaaaacattttaaaatgcaaatacatgacaaacaatatataaaaaggagaaggtaaaatgtaaaaggatCACATCAAAAATCTTGTGGAGCATGGAGGAGTTTTTCACATTCCCTTATTTGTTggattaaaaacacagattccAGATCTGTAGCAAAAAGCAACATCTGTAGTACTAGTACTatctgtagtagtagtactagctGTAGTACTATCTGAGAAcacttttatattatatatatatatatattcaggaGCATTTTGGTGGTGAATTCGTCGAGTTGATTTTGAGCTCCGGAACATTGAAAAGCATCAACAGCTCGACAAGCTAACGTTGCTAAACAAAGGCTACGTGCAGCCAACACGTATGACGGCAGCGTGTTCTAACAACACGACCGAATCTGTAAACAGAAGGAAGTCATCATCAGCAGAACCACTTCAGTTCCAATGACCTTTATTTAATATCACAGTCCATTCATAGTTTTAAAGTATACAATAAGTTAAGATCATATGGCTTCATATAGTATCTATATTATATATCCTATGATTAACAGccgcagcacacacacacacacacacacacacacacacacacaccacacattcATAAGAACCTCCTCCtcggctctgtgtgtgtgtgtgtgtgtgtgtgtgtgtgtgtgtgtgtgtgttgctcttttaaaaaacttttctcagctaaaacattttgtacaaaaat from Enoplosus armatus isolate fEnoArm2 chromosome 18, fEnoArm2.hap1, whole genome shotgun sequence carries:
- the hapln1b gene encoding hyaluronan and proteoglycan link protein 1 — translated: MIPVLICALISLSVADHDSDTLYPELEHSRTIYVIENGPQLSVTADQSKVVSRRGGNATLPCKIQRDQSLAPSRKMRIKWTKLTSDYLKEVDVFVAMDYHKRSYGSFHGRVHLQGSSPMDASLVITEITLEDYGRYKCEVIDGLEDGTAVVSLDLEGVIFPYFPRLGRYNLNFYDAERACRDQDAIVASFDQLYDAWRGGMDWCNAGWLSDGTVQYPITTPREPCGGKNTVPGVRNYGLRDKDKNQYDVFCFTSHYKGRFYYLIHPSKLTYDEAVGACQKDGAQIAKVGQMYAAWKLLGYDRCDAGWLADGSVRYPISRPRRRCSPTEAAVRFSGFPDKKHKLYGVYCFKGHN